DNA sequence from the Syngnathus acus chromosome 5, fSynAcu1.2, whole genome shotgun sequence genome:
TGATTCGTTGCTCAGGTGACTGAGAAGGACATAGGGAACTGTAGGCGATGATTCAAGAAGGAAACAAAGAGGAAGAAAGGTTGAAAAGGTTCTCTTGTTTCAATCCACCTTTTAGCTTATTTGTGActtgaaaccaaaacaaatcacaataTAAGAGCAAATGagatttttgttgtgtttcctACATTCCACCACAGTGGCATTGTGTTAATGAGGGAAAAGTAGCTTTCAGAAGCATGCTGAGGTGTTccgatttattttccagcctCTCTCGGGATGGAAACACTCTTTTTAATCTCAACTAATCCCACAGTGGCATTTGCTCAACAGGAGGACTCGACGGCATTTCAGGCAAAGCACCAAAGGGCACCTCGCACATTTTGGAACACAAGAGCAGAATTTTAATTTCGCATTTGTCTTGAATGTCCAAAAACACAGGTTTGCGCTTGACATCATCATGCCTCCACCTGcttcaaatcaatcaaaaaaaaaaaagaaatgcaaccTTGTGTGTTGCGCAATCGAGCAGAAAATTACATTGTACCTTCTGAACAAGCACAGCTGTACTGACATTTCTATTATAAACTGTAAAGTGaaactgaaaaatgaaaagtagcCTCATGCGCAACGTCTCACATGATCGAGGCCTTGATCGTTATCAGCAGAACCTCCGGAGCTTGCACTTTTCCCATTGCTATTATTTTACACTCAATGACTTTTTGCGGACTTGCACGAATTGAGGTGAACATAGTTGAACACTGCACTGCAACCAGAGACAGTTTGCACAGAAAGCAAAAGCACACCACACCAAACCCAAAAGCGCTCCTTTGAAATCTTTTCACCATTTCAAGTGTCTGCATCATTCCAGTCACGCTCACACCTCACCTACTGTTCGTTAGCGGTCCTATTGAACACTACAGGGTGCAAAAGGGCAAACCGGATTAGTCTGTTGGTGTGCAGGCAGCAAAACGTGGCCGCTGCACTCGAGTCAACAGGAAGTGCACTGAAGGAGACTGACCACATACACGTCACTGGCGTTGAACTTGCGCATTCGAATCGGTTTGATTATGTCGCAAGATACTTTACAGAACAAGAGAAACAGGTGTACTTACTGTAGCCCATTCCCTGAACAAAATACTTGAAGGCCTCAGCAAGTTTTCCTGGCTGTCAGCAGACAACATGACAGAGAAGTTAGAAGGCAAAGTGAAGCATTGACACGGATGCACCTGAAGAAGCGAGAGTCGTACCTGAACAACCTGGGGTAAGCCTCCACAATCGGCCATCTGAAACAATTGAGAAAAACCATCAGTTGGAGCCAAGTATGACGACCAACATGTTGCAAATTCAACATTGTGGCAAATGACTAAAAGGTTTCACCTTCAGCAGAGTGGTCTTTGTTGGATTTAACCTGGAATTGCACTCCACCTGAAAGAGCAAATTTGAGATGATGTCGAAATCCACAGCTTGATTTTGGGAACAAAGATGACGGTTTGTCATTTACCACAGCGTCCACAGCGGGTGATGTGTCACCTACCACCAGCAAAGCGGGGCACCTGGAAAGGACAAAGTTGTAACCCTcgcaggctaaaaaaaaaaaatcacacaactCCAACTTAATCGTAACAACGGCGGCCATGAACACGTACGTTAGCGTGTTGACGGTGTCCTCATTCAAGCCTACGATGGGCCGTTCGATTTCAAGGTCCTGGCGACTGTGGAAGAAAAACGAGGCAAGGTTGGAGGCCTTACAAAAACAGTTGCatgaaatacataaataaaatgttgcatCATACTATTGGTAGGAGCCACAAAAGAGGGCCAAGTTGTCCTGGTTGATGTCTTGTGCGATATGTAAGCGGTAAGTCTGGATCAGCTCCTGGTTCTCTGTTAGCTCATCCTAGGGAAAGGAGAGAACATTGATGCTGCTGTACGGTGACTTCGGCAAAGAATGATAGAATCGTCCAGCCTGCATACAACTCATGAGGACAGAGAAAGTAATTAGTGAATGTCTATCTGCAAGATGAGGTGAAAGTGTCCTGGGAAATTTAGTTATGTAGGTCATATACTGTACGTcgcaaaaaaagtgaagtaTTTAGTAGAAGGCCAAATTAAATCGGAACTATTCCAAGACTGGCAGGTCAAGTCTCTGCCTGCATccatgtcacatttttttcattatttgaaaGATAAAATTGAGTtttaagtgtaaaaaaaaaaaagaaaaaaagaataacaatGAACAGAGAATAAGCAACCAAATGAGGTCAATGATGTTGCATCAACTCACACTGCTGAAATGATGAGCCATGACGATATCCACCAGGTTACTGGTCCATCCAGTCAGCTGTGGACCAgacggaaaaaaataaacaaaagagaCAGAGGCTGCCTTCTTGTGAAAATCTGCTGCATTCAAGCTGACATTCGTTTCAAATGACTGATCATCAGAGGCCTGATTTTAAAACATGACACTGAGCAGTAAATGCATTTAGAGTTGTGCTGTCTGAAGGTAATAACCATGAACCTCTTAATACACAGAGAACATTAGATgaaagcatcctgcaatactAAAATGGCGTGCGCAGAGGATTGCTGGTAAATAATTGAAACGCTGCGACGGGGTAGCACAGTTGTACTGACTTTCGAAGCCGCCCAGTCGATCCAACCTTCCGCGCACGGGTCAATATTGATGAGCACCAACCCCTCCACCAGCGTGGGATTGTTCAGCTGCAAAGGCAAGAACAGCTGTCAGAGCTCATACGATGGAGGAGGATTTAAAATTATTGTCTAGTCTTTGGGGTGAAACAAGCACCACCCTGATTACAGTTGAGGCGTAGCATGAAGCCATTAAGGCAAATGAGGCAACATGTCTTCATGGCAACTGAGGAAATAAATACTGTGAGAAGGAAgcgaaaaaaatataaatgccACCACGGATGCTGTGACTGGGAAACGACTTTGTTTCTACTCGGTTAAAGCAAATGAATGTCGGACTCCATTTTTCATTCTCAACAAGACAAGCTGTGATGTTCCTTAAGGTTGTTTCCAACCACGCTCTCGCTTTGTCTCCTTTGCTCTTCCCtagttctttctctttttattaACACAGATTACACTCATTTGAGCTCTAATGCTTCAGGTGGGGAAAAGACCAGGGTGATTCATCAGCCAGACAGATTGATGAGGGAACTGCGTTGGACGAAGCGAAGGAACTCCGCCAAACCAGACGCGAGGCCTGGAAGAGCCTTTTTTCATACAGATGTTTGGACTCACGGCGAAGCGAGTGAGGACGTACGCTCCTGCTCCCACACCGATGCCGATGACGCTGTTGACCCTGCGGGGAAAGCGCCAGTTACAGCGAGACTGTTAGCCAATATATGCAGACGACGGCTGTCACGGGCGTGACTCACTTGAGCTGAGTCATCACGGATGGCAGCATTTCAGCCAATTCATCCATCGTTGGATAGCGATAGCTGGGGACACATTGGTCACAGAAGAGCATATGAACCTCCTTGGGTCCGTTCTTTATATGTGTAAATTAATACGGCAAGTTGAGCTCatcacaaataaatgtaccgtaattttcggagtataagtcgcaccggagtataagtcgcaccagccataaaatgcccaaaaaagtgaaaaaaaccatatatatgtatataagttgctcctgagtataagtcgcccccccacccaaactatgaaaaaaaaccgcgacttatagtccgaaaattacggtaggtGCCCATTAGCAAACAAAGCTCCTCTATTTGCACTAAAATGTAGGTGATGAGCGTTATCAGCGGACGCAAAGCAACTCTCACCTGCTGGGGAAGGGGGGTGCGCCCTCCTGCTGGCCGGGCGCGTCCACGTGGACCACCGCAAAGTGCTGCGTGATCTCCTGCATGTCCTCGTAGTTGAACAGGGTGTTGAAGCACGACTTGTCTGGAAAGGTGCGAGCGGAAAGCGCAAATTGGGTAAGGGTTCAGATGTTTTGGTCACATCCGTGTTGTGAATATGTTCTGCTGACTCACGATTGAGGCCAATGTCGTGATAGGTGAGGATGATGGGTCTGTTGCCCTTGGGAACACCCCTCATGGTCACATGGAGAACGCCATGAGGAGTCTCAATGTCATGCTCCTGTAGCAACAAATGGGGAGGGGGAGTCAAGAGATGAGCACGgttttaaagaaaagaaaacaaaattgcttttatgTAAGTGCGCCCAACGGCTGTTTGACAGTCTCATGAATGAATCCCATGAACCAACAAAATTGATGTCTTTTTCAAAACTGCCAATGCGGCATATTTCTCTCTCTGGCTAAGAAGTACAAATGAAGAGTTGATGAATTAAAAGGTtgctataaaaaaacaacaacaacaggggCATTACATGTGACTTCCTTGCTTGGGCGTTGAATAAACAACTTCTGCCCCACAACAaggaaatattaaaaatacagtaacGGGACGTTTCTATGGGGTCTGATTCAATTATTGGAGTGACATCGCCTTTCAGTTGTTATAAAACTTTAACAGAAGAGGGATTTGAGTCTCAGAATAACAGGATGAATGATTTAGAAAGTCCCACTCGAGCAAAGCATTTGCATATTTAAAGAGTCTCTCTTTTAAGGATGCAGAGCATGCAGCAAGCTCCTCTCCAGCAAACGCCCCCTGTGCCCTTggatagaaaaaaacaaagaaaaaaaaacactgaatgagCTGCTGGACAAAGAtttttcatcaaaaaaaatgtccttttaaAGGGGAGAACTGAAAATTGCATGCAGCGCTTTTACAAGTATGACGCTGCAAAAACTGCTTTGTCGAGCGTCTTCgtagagggagggagggagggaggcatttaaattcagaccagcattttcttttcatttgagcACAAGAGCCGCTTTAGTCACACAACATCCAAGTAAATAGATCAGCGGGGTCATTTGAAGATGCTGGAAGGTAAACGGTGAATTAACACAATGGGAAAATCGTGCAGGTGAGGCTTTGGGCATTATTTCGAAATTAGTGTTACATTGTAAGATCAACGCATTTAAATAAATCTGAAATATGAAAGAGCAGGCAGGTCACTGCGCTCTCCTGGTCTCAAGGCCTCTTGGGATGTCAAGAGAGAGAAACACTCTCGGCACGCTGCCGTTTTTGTCGCTATATATTTTGATGCTTTGAGATGATGGACAACCTGACAGAGGTGCTGAAGGTTAGTTGTCGGGGTCTCAAGGACAAGGCTGCGGTCGTTTGAAATGAGCAAACAGTGACGGACGGGCATGCCGACACGATGCTTTCATTTTGGCGCAAGTGTGGCCACGGTCTGGTTCACACAATTACgggcaacaaaacaacatggaGGGAGCCAGCAGCTGCAAGCAAGCATCGGAAACTACTAAATATAACCTCACTAAATATAATTACAATTGTAAATCAAACAAGGCATCATTGAAATTGATAATCAATCTGATAACTGATTAATTGACGATGAATGGAAACTGCTACAGGCACATAGATACATAGTGGCAACTATATTTCAAAGTATTTTAGCCAATGACGTCGGCAAGGACACAAGAAGTCACGTGCTGCCCGCAATATATCGGCCAATAAAAGTAAGAAAGTACTCGATGTCCCACCAGCCAAAAACATGATGGCATGACTCATAAAAACGGACGCGAGCCATCATTTCAAGATATCGTGCCTTCCCCGAAAAGTTATGccgcaaaagaaaaacaagaaaataaggATTGTCAAATGTGAGAGGAGAAGCAGGCCTTGAAAAGCCGTTTAGCTGCCAGCAAGGGTTCTGCTCAGAAGCATTATCGATCCGGGAGATGCGTCTGAAATCATTTcctgtaaacaaacacagtgCAGCATCACgacggggggaaaaacaaattcggGGTGGGGCCGTGCGACTGCAGCTCAACtggctttttatttctgtgaCAGTTTTTTGAATGGGCAAGCTCACCCCCGCACCAGCTTTGTGGCTCAGGAGGTTGCCACAGGCAACTGCAAGGTGAAGAAATCTAGGTGGAGGAAAACAAGCGCAATATGTCACGCTGTCCCTTCTCCTCTTATCAACGCGCCCCTCGCCTGCTCACACCACCCTGCTTGGAATATCAATCACCGATGAGGGAAGCATTACATGGCAGAAAGCCTGACCAGTCAGCAACTGCCAAATGACGtgcgcacatgcacacgcgcacgcacacaccgaGTCTTTTGCTGTGCTACAGCATTGATACTTTTTTACGACCAAgcataaataacattattATAATATCACACTGTTCGCtaatgacacaaacacaaccaGCGCTGTCATCAAATCTTGCAAGTGCAGATTCAAAGTCTCCAGGAGAAGCTGCTACATTGGATTTCAGCGTATTATTGCTACAATGTGTTGGGATGTGTGACCTCTCAGCGTTTTTGGGTGAGGACAGAAAAAGACTTTGATgacttgaaaaagaaaaaaagacaagcaaTGTGAAACCACAGATGTGGTcgtgacacaaacacacctgcAGCCTCAGACATGAATCCAAACATACATGACCCCGCTCTCCCTGGCAGGCACGTACGCACCTTTTAGTTGCACAAAATTGAACATCACTGAGCATCATGGCACTTCATCTTTCGCAATTTACAAGCTGAGCTGACTCCAAGTAtggacatgcacacacagacacactaaATGGTCATGCCAAACTAGCAGCTGTCcatgggagggaaaaaaaaagtctctgcTGTCTCCCGGAGGTGGTGACAAGGACCACCAAAGCTTTCTCCTTCCCAGCTGCTATTGCTGAGTCGTTGGGGAAATCACACATTAAGCCAGCCCAGTCGCGAGCAAAAACCCGAGCATCCAGTCAGGTGTATTGAGAGGCATTTGTCACTCACCACTCCATTGCCAGAGCATGCAATCTGGTCCAGATCCAGAATAGCTGACATTGTTCCCCCACACTGGAGAGTGGTGTGTTATGCTATGTATGACTGTGTGCTAGGCAGCTTTGAAGAGCTccgaaaggaggaggaggaagaggaggaggggttgGAAGGAAAGCAGGGATAAGGTTTGGTGGCGGCGGTAACAGCAACAAGACgaaacgagagagagagaggaacaCAGCAAAGGAAAGTGAGGAAGGGATGGGCAAATCTGAATGAAAGCAGAGGATGCAGATCGACCCGGGGAGGGTGGAAGacacgaggaagaggaggcggaggatTGGAAGCACGCAGATTGTGCTTAGTAGTCACAGTGGGTCTGCACGTTCAGCCTTCAGTGCGTCTAATTGGATTGCGGAGAGTCAGGTGGGTAGAGGGTGGAGccatgaggggaaaaaaagaacggtGGGGGTGATGATCGTGCAAAGATGCAGAGGCCATCCAGGAATACGGGAAGGCTGCTGACATCCTTCGGTCAGGCACGCTGGTTGAACTTGAAAATATTATGTTCAGTCAtcatattgaaaataaagtgtCTGATGTGAGAGGCTCAATCTCATCTGAAATTATTTTGCTCGACAGTTTTGAACTCTCCCTTTTGTCCCCTGCATAGATGAGAACGGTGGAGGACGCTTGTATCAAACTCGTCCCTAAAAACTGCCAATCCTGTGCAGCCAATAACCAGCAGCATAGGTGGGTCTAAAGGAAAAACGTTGGATTCTCATTGGTCACACCATGCATCAGCAGCAAACTTGTTTTTCACCACACTCAAGTCTACAGTCAAATAGCCAATAGAGGGCGCTAGTGGACCAAATCTATTTGAATGGACAAAGGCAATGGACAAAGGACAGCTTTCATAACACACTGAAAGTGAACTGTTGCCCTTTTTTCCGACTATAACAGATTTTGCCTTCTGCTAAAAAAttatcccccaaaaaatatgatACAACCTTCTCAGCTACTTCCACTCCACTCACACGGTGATGGTGCCTCCTCTAAATGTTTTACTATAAATGATTCTTTACTTTCCAAATTGGTATAAGGTCACATCTCTGCAACATCTACTTACTAATGCATGCATGAGATGAAAACGAGAAGCAGAGTAGAATTTGAAGTCAGCGCTATAGCACCACAATAAACTAGCTAATAGTGCCCTCTTCTTGGCACAGTTAGAAATTGCCAGTGATGTTTTGCATACActgtggcaagaagaaagctgTCCAAAAGAACAGGGGACATTTCAGCCCACCGCAAATAAAGCAGTAGAAATACGacttgacataaaaaaaaaattgaattcatagaatgaaaagcacaggaaaaagcaaacattaaATTCACTACTTCCTTTAAGGGGACAGTCGAGCATTTTCTCTTGATGAAATAGCCCCGCGTAGaacatacagtaaataaagGCCTGCAGTCCCATGGTTGGAGGAGGCTGAGTCACGCCACCCTCAGTCCGACAGGGACGTCATAAACAACACAGGACTGCAGCGCCACACCCTCCACAGAGGTTGTGCGCTTTCAGCCATATTGCCTCATCTTTGAAGGCATGTCAGTGGATCTTTAGAGGCACAAATGTGAAGAAAAGCTGGACATGCGTTCACAAACCCCGTGGCATTATGGGGGTAGAAATAAGTTTGAACGTACTGGCAAATGCGTtcaaacatatatatatatatatttattttaatgaggtTAGAATTTATCTGCAAGTAGGTTCATACATATTTGccagtcaacattttttttagttaaattGGCAGTTCCAGACTTCCGTACATCGGTGATAAAGACTCTCCACAGGAGGCCTCGTAGTATTGTCTTGTCCTACAGGAGGGctccctttttttaattatcggTTCGCAAAAATAGTAACATGACATTCCTTATTCTGATTCAAATCTGACCCTGATTGACTTTTgacaaagttttgttttgtattcaaaCAGTGCGTTTGTCAACAGATAAGAGATTTTTCTAAATCATGTGTCAGCATGTATAATGAACAACATTGTTGGGTAGGTAGCAATGTTCACATCAAGGTCAACAAACAAGCGGGATCAAAATAACTATATTCCCAACCATTAATAGAACAGCCTTGAATTTCTGCTTCccagataaataaaaagggaCAGACAACAGACTCACCTGACAGTCAAAATCCTGAAAGTTGCGTGCattctgtaaaaaaacaaaaacaaattccttTGAATTACATTCTTTTTGTTCCCTAAAATTAGGTCTTTATTACTTACAACATTAAAGTCATTTATGCAAACCAATAGAATAGTTGTGTGCACATTGAAAATATCTTCTTTTCAACTGGACAGTGTAATGtccaagtggcaaaatgttcGCCCCCtgcgatggaaaaaaaacaactgtatTTTGCTCCTTGATTAATATTCCATGAACAGTACTTTGCTTAGACTAGTGGGGCCCGTATagtgcattttatttaaaaaaaaaaaaaaaaattgttgcctTCCTCACTTGGTTGTCAGGGATTACAAATTGCCGCACCACTTTGGCCAGTATGTCGGTAAACATTAAGGCTATTAGATTTTGTAAATGATTGTTATTTGTGTTGATATCGAAGCAGTAGATACTGCATGAGAAAGGCTCTCACTGGCAGCAAACATTTGAGAACGGAGCACATACGGCTTCTCGGGCTTAATTAAGCTCACTAAAGCGTGTTTGTGCTCCACATAAATCTATTTTGATAACACAGTTCCTTTTGCTCTACTGCATTGTGCTTTGCAatgattgctttttttggaGGTTGTTGAAAATGAGCCAGCCACTAGATGGAGTGAGAGGACAGTGGCAGTCTCCTTATTTCGAAGATGATCCATTTCCCAGCCTGTCTTTCAAAGACTGAGCTTCTTTGAGAAGTGTTCCCCAGTTCAGTCAAAAAGGAGGAAGAGCTGATAACAGCATCCTCATATGCTCTCTGTAACTGGATCGTGAAAACATTGGCTGCAGTACACGACAAACACTCCAAGGGGTCCCTtgacaaatctttttttcattatatCGGATGCAGACAAATAGGGACAAggcagagattttttttttagtgcacACTTAGGATTTGTCCCAGCTCAATAAAAGTagaaaatatttctatttttgtccTACTTTTGCCTTTGATATTTTTCTTCCGCACCATTGAGGACATAAATAATTCACTTTGATGAACAGTACTGCAGAGTAGGAATTTGTGGTCTATTAGTGGATGCATTTGAAGGGGAGCACTATTTGTGGCTTTAACTGTGTTACACCCCCccgccgtgtgtgtgtttgtttcagtGAAGAGGTTTCAGGCAGGGGTCACCAGCAGCCCTTTTGGACCAACGCACCTTATTGGTCAGGAGCGGCTTGATCTCAGTCAGCTGTACATCCTGGAGCTCATCCATGATCCTTTTTGGTCACCGTGGAGCGCTTCAAccaaagaggaaaacaaagaaatgatCAGGAGATATGGCTGGCATTTGTGATATTCCTTTCACCAGAAAGGTCACGCAGCTTGTTGTCGCAGGTGGTTTGCAGACACATTGACGCACGCGTGCGCGATAAAACAAATCAGGCTGACTTTTACCCTTGGAAGGGGGGACGCTTGTTCATAATTAGCGAACAAGATCACAGATATCAAAATGTCCGCCTACACCCCTCTCCAGGAAATCTCCCTGCGTGCGCCATGTGAGGACAAGAATGCATTGAGACAACCACACGGTGAGAAACCTAAATGGGCAGCCTCGACACTTCCTGTGCAGTGAGAAAATCTTTGAGGGTGACCTTGGATTGCAGACATGAAACAACCTTGACGGCTGGTTAGGTAGAGCAGCCAACAAACAGTGTGAGGTACCAGCAACAATCATTTCAAAGTGTCAGTTACTCTCCCACCACAGACACAGCAAGGCCTGGTGACGCACGAATATGGTCAGAGGTCGTCCTGTTCTAGCAAGAGATGGTGTCAATgccctgaaagaaaaaaccAAGAAAGCAGCAGGAAGCAAATTGTACATAAAACAACTTGAATGGCTGCGAGGGGGGAAAACAAGACCAACCAAATCCCTGCTGACAAATCCGGCTCAAGTGCCGACTAAATAATATTTAGACAAGTGAACCAggaatacaaaaacaacaaatactgTGCATGCTTGAGCAGATTGACCTGTTCAATCCAACACTTCCTTGCACTTGTGAAAGTGCGAGCGTATCGCTGAATTACACAATTGTAGGCGGTCGGTCGTACAATCTTTGCAGTTAGGGACAAAGTGCCTCAGGTGAccgacaaaaacaaaccaatttCCTTTCGGGAATCGAGCCCCTCAGCCTAATCGAACTCAACGCAAATCAACAGAGCTGCTCGACTGTTGAGCGTGTGCAGCCGTCGCCATGGAGACTAAGCGTGTTGCTGATGTTTATTCTAAGATGGGATATCCCCAGGGGGAAAGATGTGAAGCGAGGAAAGAATGGCAATACATTGTGCTCGGAATTAGGAATGAATGAAGCATTGCTCCTCGGGGCAATGCGTCTTTGGTGACATTTAGCCCTCCTCGCCGAGGCTCGAGTGAGTCATGCGCGGCCGCTCCAAATGACAGCAAAGCACCGGCGGTGTAACTGCAGCAAAATATTAGGAAATGTAGATTTCAGCCACGGCAAGGAAATCCCTCTTGTTGTTTACACGTGGTAGGTGGCATCTTAAATTGTGAGTAGGCCATTGTGGATGatgaatcacagcagaaaGTGGAGGCATGCGTCATCTGTCAGTCCGCCTTTTCCATACGACAAATCCAAAAGTAAGCAACACAAGTGTGTCTGTGCTTAACCGGCGCCTCGGTATTAACTAGGAACTAGCAGACTTCACACCGCAAGAGAAAGTAGGCCAGAACAAATTCCAGAgatgctgttgctgctgccaaCCAACACAAAAGCCTTACGGGTGGGTATGTCCCTTTTTCTTTGTGCAACGCTGGCCCAAATGATGTGTGCATTGCTGAGGTAGCACCTAACTCACTCAAAATGCCAACTTGTCACCAGCAAACATCTCTAATCATTTGCCGGCATATTCTTCTAAAATGAGAGttccaaactcatttttggcGCTGTCCGCAATGTCGTCATAGTTTTCTTCAGATGGCCATTATGAATGTCAACgctttatattatatacagtataggcggcacaacaaactgatgaattaCTAGTATtcaaatcagagactagtaaaaagtatttaaatattttgaaaaataaatgctaataaaaaatgctagcagtgtctttatttttaaaagtgaagacaatttgaaatttgagTATTGACACGAAGTTGATGTAGAATTTGTCTTGgaaggccacataaaatgacgtggcgggccgcatctggcccccgagccttgtgtttgacacctatgttcTAAGACTTCGTTGTTATCTGTGCAATTTGATGATTATCCTCAAGACACACACCCCTTTTGTTCCTCTGAATGCATCACAAAAATGATTACGAAATACATCTCTGATGTTTTCTTCTGCCTCGGGGGTCTATTCTTATCTGACGGTggctttgaaaatgaaaacaggtACTTACAGCCACAGCTGGCTTTGGATTTGAATTG
Encoded proteins:
- the ndrg3a gene encoding protein NDRG3a isoform X1 encodes the protein MDELQDVQLTEIKPLLTNKNARNFQDFDCQEHDIETPHGVLHVTMRGVPKGNRPIILTYHDIGLNHKSCFNTLFNYEDMQEITQHFAVVHVDAPGQQEGAPPFPSSYRYPTMDELAEMLPSVMTQLKVNSVIGIGVGAGAYVLTRFALNNPTLVEGLVLINIDPCAEGWIDWAASKLTGWTSNLVDIVMAHHFSSDELTENQELIQTYRLHIAQDINQDNLALFCGSYQYRQDLEIERPIVGLNEDTVNTLTCPALLVVGDTSPAVDAVVECNSRLNPTKTTLLKMADCGGLPQVVQPGKLAEAFKYFVQGMGYIPYVLLSHLSNESVPSAGMTRLARSRTASSSSITSMDSSRSRHNLNSLLENNAPAAPQTMEVSC
- the ndrg3a gene encoding protein NDRG3a isoform X2, with product MDELQDVQLTEIKPLLTNKNARNFQDFDCQEHDIETPHGVLHVTMRGVPKGNRPIILTYHDIGLNHKSCFNTLFNYEDMQEITQHFAVVHVDAPGQQEGAPPFPSSYRYPTMDELAEMLPSVMTQLKVNSVIGIGVGAGAYVLTRFALNNPTLVEGLVLINIDPCAEGWIDWAASKLTGWTSNLVDIVMAHHFSSDELTENQELIQTYRLHIAQDINQDNLALFCGSYQYRQDLEIERPIVGLNEDTVNTLTCPALLVVGDTSPAVDAVVECNSRLNPTKTTLLKMADCGGLPQVVQPGKLAEAFKYFVQGMGYMPSAGMTRLARSRTASSSSITSMDSSRSRHNLNSLLENNAPAAPQTMEVSC
- the ndrg3a gene encoding protein NDRG3a isoform X3, whose translation is MSAILDLDQIACSGNGVEHDIETPHGVLHVTMRGVPKGNRPIILTYHDIGLNHKSCFNTLFNYEDMQEITQHFAVVHVDAPGQQEGAPPFPSSYRYPTMDELAEMLPSVMTQLKVNSVIGIGVGAGAYVLTRFALNNPTLVEGLVLINIDPCAEGWIDWAASKLTGWTSNLVDIVMAHHFSSDELTENQELIQTYRLHIAQDINQDNLALFCGSYQYRQDLEIERPIVGLNEDTVNTLTCPALLVVGDTSPAVDAVVECNSRLNPTKTTLLKMADCGGLPQVVQPGKLAEAFKYFVQGMGYIPYVLLSHLSNESVPSAGMTRLARSRTASSSSITSMDSSRSRHNLNSLLENNAPAAPQTMEVSC